One Microbacterium marinum genomic window, ATCACCGGCCCCACCGACCCGAAGATGACCATCAACGCGCTGAACTCCGGCGCGAAGGTGTGGCTCGCCGACCAGGAGGACGCGACCAGCCCGACGTGGAAGAACGTCATCGAAGGCCAGCTCTCGCTGTTCGACGCCATCCGCGAACAGCTGCAGTTCACGAGCCCCGAGGGCAAGGAGTACCGCGTCACCGCGGAGCGGACGCCGACCATCGTGATGCGTCCGCGCGGCTGGCACCTGGTGGAGAAGCACATGGAGTTCACCGACCGCAACGGTCGCACCATGGCGGCATCCGGTTCGCTTGTCGACTTCGGTCTCTACTTCTTCCACAACGCGACCGAGCTGATCGCCCGTGGTCGTGGCCCCTACTTCTACATCCCGAAGATCGAGTCGTCCGAAGAGGCGAAGCTCTGGGACGACGTGTTCACCTTCAGCGAGCAGTACGTCGGCATCCCCCACGGCACGATCCGCGCGACGGTGCTCATCGAGACGCTCCCGGCCGCGTTCGAGATGGAGGAGATCCTCTTCGAGATGCGCGACCACATCGCGGGCCTCAACGCCGGCCGCTGGGACTACATCTTCTCGATGATCAAGAACTACCGTGGCCGCGGCGCGCGCTTCGTGCTCCCCGACCGCAGCCAGGTCACCATGACGGTTCCCTTCATGCGGGCGTACACCGAGCTGCTCGTGCAGACGTGCCACAAGCGCGGTGCCTTCGCGATCGGCGGCATGAGCGCCTTCATCCCGAACCGCCGTGACCCCGAGGTCACGAAGCAGGCGTTCGAGAAGGTCGCCGCCGACAAGAAGCGCGAGGCCGGCGATGGGTTCGACGGCACCTGGGTGGCCCACCCCGACCTGATCCCGGTGGCGCAGGCCGAGTTCGACGCGGTGCTCGGCGACAAGCCGAACCAGGTGTCGCGGCTCCGTGACGACGTGACGGTCCTCCCCGCAGAGCTCATCGACGTGCACATCGGGCTCCCGGTCACGGCTGAGGGCGTGCGAGGCAACGTGTCGGTGGCGATCCGCTACATCGAGGCCTGGCTGCGCGGCCTCGGCGCCGTGGCGATCGACAACCTCATGGAGGATGCCGCGACCGCCGAGATCAGCCGGTCACAGGTCTGGCAGTGGATCCATCAGGACCACGTCACCGACGACGGCACGCGCATCACCCGCGAGTACATCGAGGACCTCATCACGCAGGTGCTCGCAGAGGCTCCCCGCAACGACTCCGACCGCTTCGACGACGCCGCGGAGGTGTTCCGCGAGGTCGCCCTGGGGGCGGACTTCCCGGCGTTCCTCACCCTCGGCGCCTACGCGAAGCACCTGACCGACATCGACTGACGGTTCCTCACCGGACCCCCACCCCCACACGCACAAGGAAGTGACATGAACGCCTACCAGAACGACATCGACGCGATCCGCGCACTCAAGGCCACCCACGGCGCCCCGTGGGACGCCATCGACCCCGAGTCGGCCGCACGGATGCGCGCACAGAACCGGTTCCGCACCGGGCTGGAGATCGCCCAGTACACCGCCGACATCATGCGCCGCGACATGGCCGAGTACGACACCGACCCCTCCGCCTACACCCAGTCGCTCGGGGTCTGGCACGGGTTCATCGGGCAGCAGAAGCTCATCTCGATCAAGAAGCACCTGAAGAGCACCAAGGGACGCTACCTGTACCTGTCCGGCTGGATGGTCGCCGCGCTTCGCTCCGAGTTCGGGCCGCTGCCCGACCAGTCCATGCACGAGAAGACGTCGGTCCCCGCGCTCATCGAGGAGCTCTACACGTTCCTCCGTCAGGCCGACGCCCGCGAGCTCGACCTGCTGTTCGCGAAGCTCGACGCGGCACGCGCGGCCGGCGACGAGACGGCGGCCGAGTTCGTCCGGTCGCAGATCGACAACTTCCAGACCCACGTCGTCCCGATCATCGCCGACATCGACGCCGGGTTCGGCAACCCCGAGGCGACCTACCTGCTGGCCAAGAAGATGATCGAGGCCGGGGCGTGCGCGATCCAGATCGAGAATCAGGTCTCCGACGAGAAGCAGTGCGGCCATCAGGACGGCAAGGTGACGGTTCCCCACGAGGATTTCATCGCCAAGCTCACCGCCGTCCGGTACGCGTTCCTCGAACTCGGCATCGACAACGGCATCATCGTCGCCCGCACCGACTCCCTGGGAGCAGGGCTCACCCAGAAGCTCGCCGTGACCCGCGAACCCGGCGACCTCGGCGACCAGTACAACTCCTTCCTCGACACGGAGGAGATCTCCCACGCGGAGCTCGGCAACGGCGACGTCGTCCTCGCCCGGGGCGACAAGCTGCTGCGCCCCAAGCGTCTGGCCAGCAACCTGTTCCAGTTCCGCCCGGGGACGGGAGAGGAGCGCGTGGTGCTCGACTGCGTCACGTCGCTCCGCAACGGCGCCGACCTGCTGTGGATCGAGACCGAGAAGCCGCACATCGACCAGATCGCCGGCATGGTCGACGCGATCCGCGAGGAGATCCCCGACGCGAAGCTCGTCTACAACAACAGCCCGTCGTTCAACTGGACGCTGAACTTCCGCCAGCAGGCCTACGACCTGCTCGAGAGCGAGGGCGCCGACGTCTCCGCGTACGACCGGAACAATCTCATGAGCGCGGAGTACGACGACACCGACCTCGCGCGGCTCGCCGACGAGAAGATCCGCACGTTCCAGCGCGACGGGTCGGCGCGCGCCGGCATCTTCCACCACCTGATCACGCTGCCGACGTACCACACGGCCGCGCTGTCGACCGATGATCTCGCGAAGGGCTACTTCGGAGACGACGGCATGCTCGCCTACGTCCGGGGCGTGCAGCGCCGAGAGATCCGCGAGGGCATCGCGACGGTGAAGCACCAGAACATGGCGGGCAGCGACCTGGGCGACTCCCACAAGGAGTACTTCGCCGGGGAGGCCGCGCTGAAGGCCGGTGGCGTGCACAACACGATGAACCAGTTCGGCTGAGCGCACAGCAGACAACAGAGGGTGGATGCCGCGTCGCGGCATCCACCCTCTTCTCTTTCCGCGTGAGAGCGGTCAGTCGTTCTTGTGTCGGGGCTTGCGCGCCGGACGGTCGTCGAAGGAGCGCTGCGGCCGGTCGCGGCGGGTGTCGTCGCGGCGCGTGTCGTCGCGGCGGGTGTCGTCGCGGCGGTGACCGGGACGACCACGGTCGGGCGCGATGTTGATCCGCTGGCCCGAGATGCGGGTGTCGCGGAGGCGATCGAGGACCGACGAGTCCATCGAGGTGGGCAGCTCCACGAGGGAGAAGTCCGGGCGGATCGTGATCGCTCCGAAGTCGTCACGGCCGAGCCCGCCCTCGTTCGCGAGGGCACCGACGATCTGCCGCGGCTCGACGCGCTGGCGGCGCCCCACGTCGATGCGGTACGTGGTGAAGTCGCCCTTGCTGCGCCGCTCCCGCCCGCCGCCGTCGGGGCGGTCGGTGCGCTCCTTGCGCACGCCGCGCTGCGCGTCGGCGGCGAGCGTCTTCGCGAGCTGGTCGGCAGCCGGGTCGAGCAGCAGCGGCGTCTCGCCCTGGGCCACGACGGCGAGCGCTGCGGCGACGTCCTGCTCGGGCACGTCGTGGTTGCGGACGTAGTGGGCGATCACGTCACGGAAGCCGGCGATGCGGTCGGTCTCGGCGAGCGCGGCGGTGATCGCGTCGTCGAAGCGGGTGAGACGCGTCGAGTTGATGTCCTCGGTCGTCGGCAGCTGCATCTGCGTCGGCGCCTGGCGCGTGGCGCGTTCGATGTGGGCGAGCAGGTAGCGCTCGCGCGGGGTGACGAAGCTGATCGCGTCGCCCTTGCGGCCGGCGCGGCCGGTGCGGCCGATGCGGTGCACGTACGACTCGGTGTCGGTGGGGATGTCGAAGTTCACGACGTGGCTGATGCGCTCCACGTCGAGGCCGCGCGCGGCGACGTCGGTCGCGACGAGGATGTCGAGCTTGCCGTCCTTGAGCTGCTGGATGCTGCGCTCTCGCTGCGGCTGCGGGATGTCGCCGTTGATGGGCGCTGCGCTGAAGCCGCGGGCGCGCAGCTTCTCGGCGAGGGTCTCGGTCTCGTTCTTGGTGCGGACGAAGATGATCATCCCGTCGAAGTCCTCGACCTCGAGGATGCGGGTGAGCGCGTCGACCTTCTGCTGGTACGACACGATCAGGTAGCGCTGCGTGATGTTCGTGTTCGTGGAGGTCTTGGTCTTGACCGTGATCTCCTCCGGGTCGCGCAGGTACTGCTGCGCGAGACGGCGGATGGATGCCGGCATGGTCGCCGAGAAGAGGGCGACCTGCTTCTCTTCGGGCGTCTGCGCGAGAATCTGCTCGACGTCCTCGGCGAAGCCCATCTTCAACATCTCGTCGGCCTCGTCGAGCACGAGGTTCTTCAGCTCGGAGAGGTCGAGGGTGCCCTTCTCGAGGTGGTCCATGATGCGCCCGGGGGTGCCGACGACGATGTGCACGCCGCGGCGGAGGGCCGACAGCTGCACGCCATAGCCCTGTCCGCCGTAGACGGGGAGGATGTGCACGTTCTTCATGCGGGCGGCGTACGACTCGAACGCCTCGCACACCTGGAGCGCGAGCTCACGGGTCGGTGCCAGGACGAGCGCCTGCGGCGTCTTCTGGGTCAGGTCGAGGTTCTCCATGATCGGCAGCGCGAACGCGGCCGTCTTGCCGGTGCCGGTCTGCGCCATGCCGACGACGTCGCGGCCGCCGAGGAGGACGGGGATGGTGGCGGCCTGGATCGCGGAGGGCGTCTCGTAGCCGAGGTCCTTGATGGCGGCGAGGACGGGACCGGTCAGACCCAGCTCGTCGAAGCCGGGGAGGGCGGGGGTGTCACCGGCCTGGTCCTGGCGGGTCTCGGGCACGGCGGAAGAAGTGTCACTCACCCATCAAGGGTAGTGGAGTGGCCTGGGAGTTGTGCGGGCGGATGCCGCGCCTCGGCGTCAGCGAGCGAGGGCGGCGCTGTTGACCTCTGCCCAGACGGCGTCGAGGGAGAGCCCGAGGACGTCGGCGATCGCGGCGATGGTGGGGAAGGCGGGGGTGGCGATCCTCCCGGCCTCGATCTTGCGGAGCGTCTCGGGCGAGACACCGGCGGCGAGGGAGACGTCGAGCATGGAGCGGTCCCCGCGGGCGCGCCGCAGCACGGCGCCGAGCCGTCGGCCGCGCGCGATCTCGGCATCCGAGAGCGGGAGTCGCACCATCATGGCGATGATCATACCGGTACTCTTTGGCCGGTATGATCATTGGATGATCGAAATCCTCACCCCTGACCAGATCGACCGTGCCCGCACGACGGGTGGACTCGTCGGCGACATCCTGCACGGGATCAAGGAGCGGGTGAAGCCCGGGACGAACCTCCTCGAGATCGACGCGTGGGCGAAGGACATGATCCTCGGCGCGGGTGCCGAGTCCTGCTACGTCGACTACGCCCCCTCCTTCGGGCGCGGTCCGTTCGGGCATTACATCTGCACGGCCGTCAACGACGCGGTGCTGCACGGGCGACCGCGCGACCAGCGCGTCGCCGCGGGTGACCTGCTCACCCTCGACCTCGCGATCAAGACGAGCGGCGTCGCCGCGGACGCCGCGATCAGCTTCACGGTCGGCGGCGGGGCCCACTCCGAGAACGACCCGCTCATCACCGCGACCGAGCGCGCCCTGGCCGCGGGAATCGAGGCCGCTCAGCCCGGGAACCGCATCGGCGACATCTCCCACGCGATCGGCGAGGTGCTCTCGGGCGCCGGCTACCCGATCAACATGGAGTTCGGCGGCCACGGCATCGGCACGACGATGCACCAGGACCCCCACGTCTCGAACAACGGCCGCCCCGGCCGCGGCTACCGCCTGCGCCCCGGCCTCATGCTCGCCATCGAGCCGTGGGTCATGGCCGACACCGACGTGCTCGTCACCGACGACGACGGGTGGACCCTGCGCAGCGCGACCGGCTGCCGCACGGCTCACACGGAGCACACCGTCGCCATCACCGACGACGGTCCCGTGATCCTCACCCGCCCCACCTCCTGAGAGGCCACCGGGTGACCGGCGGCATCCGATTCGGGCATGCGTCGGGCGGTACTCTCTGAGAGTGACCGAACGCGCTCCCCTCTCCCGCAAGCTCACCGCCATCGCCGAGTCCGCGACCCTCAAGGTCGATGCCAAGGCGAAGTCGCTGCAGGCGGCCGGCCGCCCGGTCATCTCCTACGCGGCGGGAGAGCCCGACTTCCCGACCCCGCAGTTCATCGTGGATGCCGCGGCCGAGGCCCTCCGCGACCCCGCGAACTTCCGGTACACGCCCGCCGCCGGCCTCCCGGTGCTGCGCGAGGCGATCGCCGCGAAGACCCTGCGCGACTCCGGGCTCGAAGTCGCCCCGTCGCAGGTGATCGTCACCAACGGCGGCAAGCAGGCGGTGTACCAGGCGTTCCAGGCGGTCGTGAACCCGGGCGACGAGGTGCTTCTGCCCGCGCCGTACTGGACGACCTACCCCGAGGCGATCGCCCTCGCCGACGGCATCCCCGTCGAGGTCTTCGCCGGAGCCGACCAGGAGTACAAGGTCACCGTCGAGCAGCTCGAGGCGGCGCGCACCGACAAGACGACCGTGCTCGTCTTCGTGTCGCCGTCGAACCCGACCGGCGCGGTGTACACCGCCGACGAGACCGCCGCGATCGGCGAGTGGGCGCTCGAGCACGGCATCTGGGTCGTGACCGACGAGATCTACCAGAACCTGGTCTACGAAGGTGCCCGCGCCGTGTCGATCGTCGAGGCGGTGCCGGCGCTCGCGGAGCAGACGATCCTCGTCAACGGCGTCGCGAAGACGTACGCGATGACCGGGTGGCGCGTGGGCTGGATGGTCGGCCCGACCGCCGCCATCAAGGCGGCCGGCAACCTGCAGTCCCACCTGAGCTCGAACGTCAACAACATCGCGCAGCGCGCGGCGTTGGCCGCCCTCACCGGGCCGCAGGACGAGGCCGAGAAGATGAGGCAGGCGTTCGACCACCGCCGCGGTCTGATCGTGTCGGAGCTGGCGAAGATCCCGGGCGTGACGGTGCCGAACCCGCTGGGCGCGTTCTACGTCTACCCCGACGTCACCGGTCTTCTGGGCCGCGAGTGGGACGGCGTCCGCATCGACACGTCGCTCGAGCTGGCCGATTTCATCCTCGAACGCGCCGAGGTGGCCGTGGTGCCCGGCGAGGCGTTCGGGCCGTCGGGCTACCTGCGCCTGTCCTACGCCCTTGGCGAGGACCAGCTGCTCGAGGGTGTCCAGCGCCTGCAGCGCCTCTTCGGCTGAGCGCCGGTCTCCGCCGATGCCGCTGGCGCGGCGGCGTCCGTCGCGCACGTTTGCAATGGATTCCGCGCGGCACGCCGCGCTGCGGCATCCGCTCCCCGCGTGTCGGCTCGAATCCATTGCATCGGTGCGCGCGCCTGTCCGTGCACAACGGCGGAGCCGAGGGGTCGACACGCCGGTTGAGCCGCCTCGGCGGCGGCGTGTCACACCGTGCGGTCCGCCGTTGTGCGCAGGGAGCGGATGCCACGCGCACGCAGCAGCCGCCTGAGCGACGACCGGACGGGCGACGCGGCCTAGAGCTCGACGCCGACGAGCACCGGCTCGGGCTGAAGCAGGATGCCGAACTCGGACTGCACACGCTGCTGGATGAGCCTCGCGAGCGCAGCGACCTCCTCGGCACTGGCGGATCCGCGGTTGGTCAGCGCCAGCGCGTGCTTTGTGGACAGCGACGCACGGGAGCGGGGCAGGCGGAACCCCTTCGCCATGCCGGCGTGCTCGATAAGCCACGCGGCGCTCACCTTCACCGGCGGAAGGCTCGTCGGCCGCGGCGGGATGAAGCCCTCGAACCGGTCGAGGGGGATGATCGTGTCGGCGGCGGGCTCGGGGGCCATCGGCCAGCGGGGCGCCTCCGGCGGGAGGGTGGCGGCGAACTCGGCCGAGACCACGGGGTTCTGGAAGAACGATCCCGCACTCCACGTGTCGTTGTCGGCGTCGTCGAGGACCATGCCCTTGCGTGCACGGGTCGCGAGGACCGTCTCGCGGATCCAGCCGAGGGACACCGCGGCATCCTCCGCCAGACCCAAGGCCGTCCGCAGCTGCGCTCCCTGCACCGGGACGTCACCGTGCCCGACCTGCCGGAGCTCGAGGGTGACCGAGAGGATGACGGCGGAGCGTTCGGGAACCGACCCGTAGTGCTTCTTCAGCACCGAGGTACGCAGTCCCAGACCGAGCTCGGATGCCGGGACGGTGGCGACCTCGCCCGTCGCCTCGTCGAGGAGTTCGACCTCGACCAGGGTCTCGACGATCTCCTGCCCGTAGGCGCCGACGTTCTGGATCGGGGCGGCGCCGGTCGTGCCGGGGATGCCCGACATCGCCTCGATGCCGCTGAGCCCAGCGGCGACGGTCTGGGCGACGAGGTCGTCCCAGGGGTGTCCGGCCTGGATGCGGAGCCGCACACGGCCCTCGTGCGGCGATGACAGCCGCTCGACGCCCTCGGTGCGCACGAGGACGACGGTTCCCTCGAAGTCGTCGTCTCCGAAGAGCAGGTTCGATCCCCCGCCGACGACGAGCCACGGCTCGTTCTCGCTCCACAGGTCGCGGAGCGTGTCGACGAGCTCGTCGCGGGTGCGCGCTTCGACGGTGCGACGCGGGGTGCCGCCGACGCGCAGCGTGGTCAGCTGCGCGAGTGGAACGGGATCGATCTCGGGCATGGCGGTCAGGATGCCGCGCGGACGCGGACCTGCGCCTTGCCGAGCACCGTGGTGCCGTCGTGGCTGACCGTCAGATCGAGGCGCAGCGCGTCGTCGTCGACGGCACCGACCTTCGCGACGACGGTCACATCGGCGCCCGCGTCGGTGTCGACGACCACGGGGCGGGTGAACCGCACGCCGTATTCGAGGATGCGACCCGAGTCGCCGAGCCACTCGACGACGGTCTCGACGGCCAGGCCCATGGTGAGCATGCCGTGGGCGAGGACGCCGGGCAGGCCGACGCGTTCGGCGACGGCGTCGTTGAAGTGGATCGGGTTGAAGTCTCCCGAGGCGCCGGCGTACCGGACGAGGGATGCGCGCGTCAGGTGGACGGTGCGCTCGGCGACGATGTCGCCGACGGCGGGTGCGGCGCTCATTCGTCTCCTCCCACGAGCAGCACGGAGGTCGCGGTCACGACGTGGCTTCCTGCGGCGTCGGTGATCTCGGCTTCGCTCGTGACCATCGCGCCCTTGCCGAAGGCACGGATGCCGGTGACGGTGAGCGCGCCGGTGAGTTCGTCGCCCGCGACGATGGGGCGCGTGTAGCGGAATCGCTGCTCGGCGTGCACGACGCGCTCCAGAACGATGCCGGAGTCGGGCTCGGCGAGGAGCTGCTGGAGGGTGAGGTCTTGGATGACCATCGCGAAGGTGGGCGGCGCGACGACGTCGGGGTAGCCGAGCGCCTGCGCTGCGGCGACGTCGTCGTGCTGCGGGTCGGTGGCGAAGACGGCACGCGCGAACTCGCGCACCTTCTCGCGACCGACGAGGTACGGGACGGTCGGCGGGAAGGCTCGACCTTGCAACTCGGGATTCACGGGCACCCGTCGATCCTACCGGCGGGCCTCGACGGCAGGTCGGGGGTCGACGGGATGCCGCGTGTCAGCGCGCGCTGCGCGCGTCGCGGCTCGCCCGCCAGGCCTTGAGGGCCAGCTGCGTCGCGATGAAGGTGAGGAACGCGGCGAACAGGATGTTCGCGGTGAACGGGTCGAGGAGCGTCGCGACCCAGGCGCCGAGCGCGGTCGTCGTGCACGCGGCGATGCCGATGCACGCCGCCGCGACGAGGTCGACGTTGGAGCGGCGGAGGTTGCCGATGGTGCCCGAGATAGCGGTCGGGATCATCATGAGCAGCGACGTGCCCTTGGCCTCGAGGTCGCTCGTGCCGAACAGCATCATGAGCGCCGGGACGACGATCACTCCCCCGCCGACGCCGAGCAGGCCCGCGGCGGTGCCGGTGAACAGGCCCAGGGCCACGAGGGCGAGGATCGTCCAGATGTTCAGGGGCAACGTGGCATCCCTCGACGGGATCACGATGAACAGCATCACGATGACGACGACGAGGAAGCCGACGAAGCCCCACCGGATCGCGTTCTGCGGCAGGCGTGCGAGCAGCCAGGTGCCAAGCTGCGCGCCGACGACGGCCGCCGCCGCGAGGATGAGGGCGGGGATCCAGGCGACCGTGCCGTTCAACCCGTAAGAGATGACGCCGACCGTCGCGGTCGGGACGATCGCGGCGAGCGAGGTGCCGGCGGCGAGCTTCTGGTCGAAGCCGAGCAGGAACACGAGCAGCGGGACGATCACGGTGCCGCCGCCGACGCCGAACATGCCCGACATGAGGCCCGCGATGAGCCCGATCAGGATGCAGAGGACGACGAAGCGCGCGGTGCGCGGGGCGGCCGAAGTCATCCCTCGACCCTATCTGGCCGGCATGCTGAGCGAGGTTGCGCCCAGGCGCGCCGACCCGCCAGGATGACACCGGCGGCCGAAGATTCGGACGCCCTGGGGGATGGGGTTTCCAATGCGTGCTCGAATGAGTCGGAAGTTCGGGGCGCTGATCGTGGCGCTCGCGGTGTTGATCCCCTCTGGCGTGCTCTACTCGCCGGAGGCGACCGCTGCCTCGACCCGGACGGTGTCGGGGACGGTCACCCTCCCGAA contains:
- the aceB gene encoding malate synthase A, producing MTPTMTGTAPTTSTIATQSIPTITVVGRLSERYDEVLTPAALDFLAQLHHRFAGRRHDRLADRMRRRFEIGNGQDPTFRHDTAHIREDAEWRVAGPGPGLEDRRVEITGPTDPKMTINALNSGAKVWLADQEDATSPTWKNVIEGQLSLFDAIREQLQFTSPEGKEYRVTAERTPTIVMRPRGWHLVEKHMEFTDRNGRTMAASGSLVDFGLYFFHNATELIARGRGPYFYIPKIESSEEAKLWDDVFTFSEQYVGIPHGTIRATVLIETLPAAFEMEEILFEMRDHIAGLNAGRWDYIFSMIKNYRGRGARFVLPDRSQVTMTVPFMRAYTELLVQTCHKRGAFAIGGMSAFIPNRRDPEVTKQAFEKVAADKKREAGDGFDGTWVAHPDLIPVAQAEFDAVLGDKPNQVSRLRDDVTVLPAELIDVHIGLPVTAEGVRGNVSVAIRYIEAWLRGLGAVAIDNLMEDAATAEISRSQVWQWIHQDHVTDDGTRITREYIEDLITQVLAEAPRNDSDRFDDAAEVFREVALGADFPAFLTLGAYAKHLTDID
- a CDS encoding isocitrate lyase, which produces MNAYQNDIDAIRALKATHGAPWDAIDPESAARMRAQNRFRTGLEIAQYTADIMRRDMAEYDTDPSAYTQSLGVWHGFIGQQKLISIKKHLKSTKGRYLYLSGWMVAALRSEFGPLPDQSMHEKTSVPALIEELYTFLRQADARELDLLFAKLDAARAAGDETAAEFVRSQIDNFQTHVVPIIADIDAGFGNPEATYLLAKKMIEAGACAIQIENQVSDEKQCGHQDGKVTVPHEDFIAKLTAVRYAFLELGIDNGIIVARTDSLGAGLTQKLAVTREPGDLGDQYNSFLDTEEISHAELGNGDVVLARGDKLLRPKRLASNLFQFRPGTGEERVVLDCVTSLRNGADLLWIETEKPHIDQIAGMVDAIREEIPDAKLVYNNSPSFNWTLNFRQQAYDLLESEGADVSAYDRNNLMSAEYDDTDLARLADEKIRTFQRDGSARAGIFHHLITLPTYHTAALSTDDLAKGYFGDDGMLAYVRGVQRREIREGIATVKHQNMAGSDLGDSHKEYFAGEAALKAGGVHNTMNQFG
- a CDS encoding DEAD/DEAH box helicase; this translates as MPETRQDQAGDTPALPGFDELGLTGPVLAAIKDLGYETPSAIQAATIPVLLGGRDVVGMAQTGTGKTAAFALPIMENLDLTQKTPQALVLAPTRELALQVCEAFESYAARMKNVHILPVYGGQGYGVQLSALRRGVHIVVGTPGRIMDHLEKGTLDLSELKNLVLDEADEMLKMGFAEDVEQILAQTPEEKQVALFSATMPASIRRLAQQYLRDPEEITVKTKTSTNTNITQRYLIVSYQQKVDALTRILEVEDFDGMIIFVRTKNETETLAEKLRARGFSAAPINGDIPQPQRERSIQQLKDGKLDILVATDVAARGLDVERISHVVNFDIPTDTESYVHRIGRTGRAGRKGDAISFVTPRERYLLAHIERATRQAPTQMQLPTTEDINSTRLTRFDDAITAALAETDRIAGFRDVIAHYVRNHDVPEQDVAAALAVVAQGETPLLLDPAADQLAKTLAADAQRGVRKERTDRPDGGGRERRSKGDFTTYRIDVGRRQRVEPRQIVGALANEGGLGRDDFGAITIRPDFSLVELPTSMDSSVLDRLRDTRISGQRINIAPDRGRPGHRRDDTRRDDTRRDDTRRDRPQRSFDDRPARKPRHKND
- a CDS encoding helix-turn-helix domain-containing protein; the encoded protein is MVRLPLSDAEIARGRRLGAVLRRARGDRSMLDVSLAAGVSPETLRKIEAGRIATPAFPTIAAIADVLGLSLDAVWAEVNSAALAR
- the map gene encoding type I methionyl aminopeptidase, producing MIEILTPDQIDRARTTGGLVGDILHGIKERVKPGTNLLEIDAWAKDMILGAGAESCYVDYAPSFGRGPFGHYICTAVNDAVLHGRPRDQRVAAGDLLTLDLAIKTSGVAADAAISFTVGGGAHSENDPLITATERALAAGIEAAQPGNRIGDISHAIGEVLSGAGYPINMEFGGHGIGTTMHQDPHVSNNGRPGRGYRLRPGLMLAIEPWVMADTDVLVTDDDGWTLRSATGCRTAHTEHTVAITDDGPVILTRPTS
- a CDS encoding aminotransferase class I/II-fold pyridoxal phosphate-dependent enzyme, with product MTERAPLSRKLTAIAESATLKVDAKAKSLQAAGRPVISYAAGEPDFPTPQFIVDAAAEALRDPANFRYTPAAGLPVLREAIAAKTLRDSGLEVAPSQVIVTNGGKQAVYQAFQAVVNPGDEVLLPAPYWTTYPEAIALADGIPVEVFAGADQEYKVTVEQLEAARTDKTTVLVFVSPSNPTGAVYTADETAAIGEWALEHGIWVVTDEIYQNLVYEGARAVSIVEAVPALAEQTILVNGVAKTYAMTGWRVGWMVGPTAAIKAAGNLQSHLSSNVNNIAQRAALAALTGPQDEAEKMRQAFDHRRGLIVSELAKIPGVTVPNPLGAFYVYPDVTGLLGREWDGVRIDTSLELADFILERAEVAVVPGEAFGPSGYLRLSYALGEDQLLEGVQRLQRLFG
- a CDS encoding UDP-N-acetylmuramate dehydrogenase, producing MPEIDPVPLAQLTTLRVGGTPRRTVEARTRDELVDTLRDLWSENEPWLVVGGGSNLLFGDDDFEGTVVLVRTEGVERLSSPHEGRVRLRIQAGHPWDDLVAQTVAAGLSGIEAMSGIPGTTGAAPIQNVGAYGQEIVETLVEVELLDEATGEVATVPASELGLGLRTSVLKKHYGSVPERSAVILSVTLELRQVGHGDVPVQGAQLRTALGLAEDAAVSLGWIRETVLATRARKGMVLDDADNDTWSAGSFFQNPVVSAEFAATLPPEAPRWPMAPEPAADTIIPLDRFEGFIPPRPTSLPPVKVSAAWLIEHAGMAKGFRLPRSRASLSTKHALALTNRGSASAEEVAALARLIQQRVQSEFGILLQPEPVLVGVEL
- a CDS encoding MaoC/PaaZ C-terminal domain-containing protein — protein: MSAAPAVGDIVAERTVHLTRASLVRYAGASGDFNPIHFNDAVAERVGLPGVLAHGMLTMGLAVETVVEWLGDSGRILEYGVRFTRPVVVDTDAGADVTVVAKVGAVDDDALRLDLTVSHDGTTVLGKAQVRVRAAS
- a CDS encoding FAS1-like dehydratase domain-containing protein, whose protein sequence is MPVNPELQGRAFPPTVPYLVGREKVREFARAVFATDPQHDDVAAAQALGYPDVVAPPTFAMVIQDLTLQQLLAEPDSGIVLERVVHAEQRFRYTRPIVAGDELTGALTVTGIRAFGKGAMVTSEAEITDAAGSHVVTATSVLLVGGDE
- a CDS encoding sulfite exporter TauE/SafE family protein; amino-acid sequence: MTSAAPRTARFVVLCILIGLIAGLMSGMFGVGGGTVIVPLLVFLLGFDQKLAAGTSLAAIVPTATVGVISYGLNGTVAWIPALILAAAAVVGAQLGTWLLARLPQNAIRWGFVGFLVVVIVMLFIVIPSRDATLPLNIWTILALVALGLFTGTAAGLLGVGGGVIVVPALMMLFGTSDLEAKGTSLLMMIPTAISGTIGNLRRSNVDLVAAACIGIAACTTTALGAWVATLLDPFTANILFAAFLTFIATQLALKAWRASRDARSAR